A single genomic interval of Nostoc commune NIES-4072 harbors:
- a CDS encoding HAD family hydrolase: MSLKAVLFDFNGVIINDEPIHLQLIDEILIEENLQPQRVSERQASLGRSDRACFGQLLANRGRVANESYLTQLLYRKAQAYVVELEKIEKLPLYPGVEDLIFQVRSRNLKLGLVSGAIRQEIELVLNRAKLAEHFKIIVAGDDITTSKPEPDGYLLAVKRLNKEYPDLNLQPHECLAIEDTPAGIEAAKRSHMQVVGVANTYPFHMLQRCCNWTVDYLSDLELERVQKVYSQKQPQPSATEC; encoded by the coding sequence ATGAGTTTAAAGGCAGTTCTCTTTGATTTTAATGGTGTCATCATTAACGATGAGCCAATCCACCTGCAACTGATAGATGAGATTCTCATTGAAGAAAATCTCCAACCCCAACGGGTGAGTGAGCGTCAAGCTTCTCTAGGACGCAGCGATCGCGCTTGTTTTGGGCAACTACTCGCTAATCGTGGTAGAGTCGCTAACGAAAGCTATTTAACTCAGCTGCTGTACCGCAAAGCCCAAGCCTATGTGGTGGAACTAGAGAAAATCGAGAAACTGCCTTTATATCCAGGTGTAGAAGATTTAATTTTTCAGGTGCGATCGCGGAATCTGAAACTAGGATTAGTTAGTGGCGCTATTCGTCAAGAAATAGAATTGGTACTCAATCGAGCTAAACTGGCTGAACATTTTAAAATTATCGTCGCAGGTGATGATATTACCACCAGTAAACCAGAACCGGATGGTTATTTACTGGCAGTGAAACGCCTAAATAAAGAATATCCCGATTTGAATCTTCAACCGCATGAATGTCTGGCAATTGAAGATACTCCAGCAGGTATCGAAGCGGCGAAGCGATCGCACATGCAAGTTGTAGGTGTAGCGAATACTTACCCATTCCACATGCTCCAGCGCTGCTGTAACTGGACTGTTGACTATCTCAGTGATTTGGAACTCGAACGGGTGCAGAAGGTTTATTCTCAAAAACAGCCTCAGCCATCGGCAACTGAATGTTAG
- a CDS encoding class I SAM-dependent methyltransferase, which produces MAVRQDTIWERFLSPVVRLLIDEDGLRLYADSIDWEKECDRYRRDDVIIPAYYSSQNFHGVTGGYLNYGAAVSYDPITQYVLPPNETIVRQALVDAVKVKPRRILDLGCGTGSTTLMLKQAFPEAEVIGLDLSPYMLVRAEDKARNAGLDIVWRHGNAEKTSFRDATFDLVTASLLFHETPDTVSLAILRESFRLLVTGGQVLILDENQKTLRQLEWLNDVFEEPYIREYAAGSVEANMGAAGFEAVRSHDVWWINQVTSGVKPIASENIRRYIPTSIDNDLEGLGSPAFGIRA; this is translated from the coding sequence ATGGCAGTGCGTCAAGATACAATCTGGGAACGTTTTTTATCCCCTGTAGTACGTCTTTTGATTGATGAAGACGGGTTACGGCTTTACGCTGATAGTATTGACTGGGAGAAAGAGTGCGATCGCTATCGACGAGATGATGTGATAATTCCGGCGTACTACAGCAGTCAAAATTTTCACGGTGTTACAGGCGGATATCTTAATTACGGTGCAGCAGTTAGTTACGATCCGATTACCCAATATGTTCTGCCACCGAATGAAACTATTGTCCGTCAGGCTTTAGTTGATGCCGTCAAGGTAAAACCACGACGCATACTTGATTTAGGCTGTGGTACAGGTTCCACTACTTTAATGTTAAAGCAAGCTTTCCCCGAAGCGGAAGTTATTGGTTTGGATTTATCACCTTATATGCTGGTAAGGGCAGAAGATAAAGCTAGAAATGCTGGTTTAGATATAGTCTGGCGACATGGGAATGCTGAAAAAACTAGTTTCAGAGATGCAACATTTGACTTAGTGACAGCTTCTTTGCTATTCCACGAAACACCAGATACAGTATCTCTAGCAATTCTACGGGAAAGCTTCCGGTTGCTGGTAACTGGAGGACAAGTATTAATTCTAGATGAGAATCAGAAGACTCTGCGTCAGTTAGAATGGCTGAATGATGTTTTTGAGGAGCCATATATTCGTGAGTATGCTGCTGGTAGCGTAGAGGCGAATATGGGTGCAGCCGGATTTGAAGCTGTGCGATCGCACGATGTATGGTGGATAAATCAGGTAACTAGCGGCGTTAAACCAATAGCAAGCGAAAATATCCGTCGGTATATTCCCACATCAATAGATAATGATTTGGAGGGACTTGGATCTCCAGCATTTGGCATAAGGGCATGA
- a CDS encoding RtcB family protein produces the protein MPYEKLEITTPAPVLSWANHSLGPEETKMAKNVASLPFVFKHVALMPDVHLGKGALVGSVIATKEAIIPAAVGVDIGCGMSAIKTSFTAEQLEGKLKKIRLDIEAAIPTGFNENKDVEKSVSNWQLWDDFKDLHRGVQDLQGKAMKQMGSLGGGNHFIEVCLDTENQVWLMLHSGSRNIGNKLAQCHIHTARELAKMAGNKLPDPDLAHFVAGTPEFQAYWHDLQWSQNYARVNRDVMMARFKHIVEKHLAGGKATKPLLQVNCHHNYAEKEVHFDEDVYVTRKGAVRAQTEDYGIIPGSMGAKSFIVKGKGNAHSFCSCSHGAGRLMSRNKAKNVYTLDDLIEQTNGVECRKDEGVLDEIPGAYKPIEQVMSNQADLVEIVATLKQVLCVKG, from the coding sequence ATGCCCTACGAAAAGTTAGAAATTACCACACCAGCACCCGTCTTATCCTGGGCAAATCACTCTTTGGGCCCAGAAGAAACTAAAATGGCAAAGAATGTAGCATCGTTACCATTTGTGTTTAAGCATGTCGCATTAATGCCAGATGTTCACTTAGGAAAAGGTGCTTTAGTGGGTTCTGTAATTGCAACCAAAGAAGCGATTATCCCAGCTGCTGTGGGCGTGGATATTGGTTGTGGGATGAGCGCTATCAAAACATCATTTACCGCCGAACAACTCGAAGGTAAACTAAAGAAAATCCGCCTGGATATTGAAGCAGCAATTCCTACTGGATTCAACGAAAACAAAGACGTTGAAAAATCTGTCAGCAATTGGCAACTTTGGGATGATTTTAAAGACTTGCATCGCGGCGTGCAAGACTTACAAGGTAAAGCAATGAAACAGATGGGTTCTCTGGGTGGAGGAAACCATTTTATTGAAGTGTGCCTTGATACAGAGAATCAAGTTTGGCTAATGCTGCATTCTGGTTCGCGTAACATAGGCAATAAACTAGCCCAGTGCCACATTCATACAGCCAGAGAATTAGCAAAGATGGCAGGTAATAAATTGCCTGACCCTGATTTGGCTCACTTTGTCGCTGGTACGCCAGAATTTCAAGCATACTGGCATGATTTGCAATGGTCACAAAACTATGCGCGTGTCAACCGCGATGTGATGATGGCGCGTTTTAAGCATATTGTCGAGAAGCATTTAGCAGGTGGGAAGGCAACTAAGCCTTTATTGCAGGTTAATTGTCATCACAATTACGCCGAAAAAGAAGTGCATTTTGATGAGGATGTTTACGTTACTCGTAAAGGCGCAGTCCGCGCCCAGACTGAAGATTATGGGATTATTCCTGGTTCGATGGGTGCAAAGTCTTTCATCGTTAAGGGTAAAGGTAATGCCCACAGTTTTTGTTCTTGTTCTCATGGTGCAGGGCGTTTAATGTCAAGAAATAAGGCAAAAAATGTTTATACACTGGATGATTTAATAGAGCAAACAAATGGCGTAGAATGCCGTAAAGATGAGGGTGTATTAGACGAGATTCCTGGTGCTTATAAGCCGATAGAACAAGTTATGAGTAATCAAGCTGATTTAGTTGAAATTGTAGCAACACTTAAGCAAGTTCTTTGTGTAAAAGGATAA